A genome region from Paralichthys olivaceus isolate ysfri-2021 chromosome 6, ASM2471397v2, whole genome shotgun sequence includes the following:
- the tbc1d25 gene encoding TBC1 domain family member 25, with amino-acid sequence MAGEEERGVVRVRVKKCDGVLPVEFRSFAVDPQITSLEVLQHILIRAFDLNGKRTFGISYLCRDRSGAEMYQSLASDWDLDVAFVSAAKPYLQLKMDVKPSEDSPVMEDWDIISPKDVIGSEQLLGERTRSLASAALPFTQSLLSQMGRTLSKVQQALSWSYGEEIKPFKPPLSDGEFHSYLNGQGQLTRPEELRLRIYHGGVEPSLRKVVWRYLLNVYPDGLSGQERMDYMKRKTREYDQLKREWTARVSHEDLEFIRGNVLKDVLRTDRAHPYYAGSEDSPHLTALTDLLTTFAITHPQISYCQGMSDIASPILAVMDNEAHAFICFCGIMKRLEGNFRPDGQLMSIKFQHLKLLLQYSDPEFYSYLVSRGADDLFFCYRWLLLELKREFAFDDALRMLEVTWSSLPPDPPETEVELLGLPLDTDETVTYKEKTIETCLRDDNEQKEKQRRRHMLRPSREETDASRNAVIEQKERQNVGAGTGSDGSDCDINQVSLVKADCQAPFEKQTSFGEFKYYTARNEDSFDMEDGDQPQGVAVSKSVLNISSRQSTVDSEEDPEERTPLIKNCEIGFSPISSPHLFPSGLPIWKSGSSVSPTSSVSPSSWPGASPDSPPKSTSPSPSTNNGREALPSTVPKILTSSAQVLSNTGINSPTTPTVKPSIASPSHPQNRSLLSSPILSFGRGPSLSGSRSSTNNLPSPGNKSPSTAANTPSSLKAETTSIKSCSLPPPQEFGKGNPFMLFLCLSILLEHRDHIIKNSLDYNELAMHFDRLVRRHNLSRVLQRAKALFADYLQSEVWDSEEGDEVSSDSPTTITAVQHSPSSTISARPIYSPLASPQSSFQNSTYNLTTTIPSPTAQVSLSSAS; translated from the exons ATGGcaggcgaggaggagagaggggtggtCCGTGTCAGAGTCAAG AAATGTGATGGCGTGCTTCCAGTGGAGTTTCGGTCCTTTGCTGTTGATCCTCAGATAACATCACTGGAGGTTCTGCAGCACATTCTCATCAGAGCCTTTGATTTGAATGG GAAGCGGACCTTTGGGATCAGTTACCTGTGTCGAGATAGGAGCGGTGCTGAAATGTATCAGTCTCTGGCGTCAGACTGGGATTTGGATGTTGCATTTGTCAGTGCAGCCAAACCGTACCTACAGCTCAAGATGGACGTTAAACCTTCAGAAGACA GTCCTGTAATGGAGGACTGGGACATCATAAGCCCTAAAGACGTGATTGGCTCTGAGCAGCTTCTTGGAGAGAGGACGAGGTCTCTGGCATCCGCCGCCCTTCCTTTCACTCAGTCTCTACTGTCCCAG ATGGGCCGGACCTTGTCTAAAGTCCAGCAAGCTTTGAGCTGGTCTTATGGGGAGGAGATCAAGCCTTTCAAGCCTCCTCTCAGTGATGGTGAGTTTCACAGTTACCTCAATGGTCAGGGCCAATTGACACGACCCGAGGAACTCAGACTGCGAATCTATCATGGTGGTGTGGAGCCTTCACTGCGCAAG GTTGTGTGGCGGTACCTCCTGAATGTGTACCCTGATGGACTGAGTGGACAGGAAAGAATGGACTACATGAAGAGAAAGACAAGGGAGTATGACCAGCTGAAGAGAGAGTGGACAGCCCGGGTCAGTCATGAGGATCTTGAATTTATTCGAGGAAATGTTCTCAAAGACGTCCTGAGAACGGACCGGGCTCATCCGTACTACGCTGGCTCAGAAGACAGTCCACATCTGACTGCACTTACAGACCTGCTCACCACGTTTGCCATCACACACCCACAG ATCTCATACTGTCAAGGCATGAGCGATATCGCCTCCCCTATACTTGCAGTAATGGACAATGAGGCGCATGCCTTCATTTGCTTTTGTGGCATAATGAAGCGTTTGGAGGGAAACTTCCGTCCAGATGGGCAACTAATGTCTATCAAATTCCAGCATTTAAAGCTGCTTCTGCAGTACTCGGATCCTGAATTTTACTCTTACCTGGTGTCCCGAGGAGCTGACGACCTCTTCTTCTGCTACCGCTGGCTGCTTTTGGAGCTCAAGAGAGAGTTTGCGTTTGATGATGCTTTGCGGATGCTTGAGGTCACCTGGAGCTCCCTTCCTCCGGATCCGCCTGAAACCGAAGTGGAGCTTCTCGGACTGCCACTGGACACTGATGAAACTGTGACctacaaagaaaagacaattgAGACCTGCCTCAGagatgataatgaacaaaaagagaagcagcGGAGGAGACATATGTTGAGGCCTTCAAGAGAAGAAACAGATGCGAGCAGGAATGCcgtcatagaacaaaaagagaggCAAAATGTTGGTGctggaacaggaagtgatggcAGTGACTGTGATATTAATCAAGTAAGTCTGGTAAAGGCAGATTGTCAGGCTCCTTTTGAGAAGCAAACAAGTTTTGGAGAGTTTAAATACTATACCGCCAGAAATGAAGATAGCTTTGATATGGAAGATGGTGACCAGCCACAGGGTGTGGCTGTTTCAAAGTCTGTACTGAACATCTCAAGTCGCCAGTCCACAGTTGATAGTGAGGAGGATCCAGAAGAGAGAACACCTCTcataaaaaactgtgaaattggTTTCTCTCCAATATCATCACCTCACCTCTTTCCTAGTGGCCTACCTATTTGGAAAAGTGGCTCCTCTGTGTCTCCGACATCTTCAGTTTCCCCCTCCAGCTGGCCAGGAGCGTCTCCAGACTCTCCTCCAAAGTCCACATCCCCATCCCCATCCACAAACAATGGAAGAGAGGCCTTACCAAGCACTGTCCCAAAAATATTGACCTCCTCCGCCCAAGTGCTCAGCAATACAGGAATCAACTCACCCACAACCCCCACTGTAAAACCATCTATTGCATCTCCCTCCCACCCTCAGAATCGATCCCTTCTCTCTTCACCTATTTTGTCCTTTGGGAGAGGTCCCTCGTTGTCTGGCAGCAGGTCATCCACCAACAATCTTCCTTCACCCGGAAACAAATCTCCCAGCACCGCAGCTAACACACCCAGTTCTCTGAAAGCTGAGACCACCAGCATCAAATCGTGTTCGCTGCCGCCTCCGCAAGAGTTCGGCAAAGGCAATCCCTTCATGCTGTTTCTATGCCTGTCCATCCTGCTGGAGCACCGAGACCACATAATCAAGAACAGCTTGGATTACAATGAGTTAGCCATGCACTTTGATCGGCTAGTGCGGCGCCACAACCTTAGCAGGGTGCTGCAGCGAGCCAAGGCCTTATTTGCAGACTACTTGCAGAGTGAAGTGTGGGACTcagaggaaggagatgaggTTAGCTCCGACTCCCCAACAACAATTACCGCTGTGCAACATTCCCCTTCTTCAACCATCTCTGCCAGGCCCATTTATAGCCCTTTAGCATCGCCTCAGTCATCATTTCAAAACTCAACCTATAACCTCACAACCACCATTCCCTCCCCAACAGCTCAAGTTTCcctttcctctgcttcctga
- the ndufb11 gene encoding NADH dehydrogenase [ubiquinone] 1 beta subcomplex subunit 11, mitochondrial: MLTRLSRLGPALPRLLARPPARFVSQSKPSGAAGSPAVTELHPAVDQGGHGEVSQYVKNPDYHGFSSDPVVDVWNMRVAFFFGISVTLVIGAAFVHYLPDHGMRQWARREAERVIQQKEQEGLPLIDENYYDPNKIILPSAGKE, encoded by the exons ATGTTGACCCGACTGTCACGGCTCGGCCCTGCTCTCCCCCGGTTACTCGCTCGTCCGCCGGCTCGGTTCGTCTCTCAGTCCAAACCGAGCGGTGCCGCCGGTTCTCCCGCCGTGACGGAGCTGCACCCCGCGGTGGACCAGGGTGGACACGGCGAGGTCAGCCAGTACGTCAAG AATCCAGATTACCATGGCTTCTCCAGTGATCCTGTGGTGGATGTGTGGAATATGAGGGTGGCCTTCTTCTTTGGCATCTCAGTGACTCTTGTGATCGGAGCAGCATTTGTCCACTATTTACCAGACCATGG AATGCGGCAGTGGGCCAGAAGGGAGGCAGAGCGTGTGATCCAGCAGAAAGAGCAGGAGGGTCTTCCTCTCATAGATGAGAACTATTACGACCCAAACAAGATCATTCTTCCGTCTGCTGGAAAGGAGTAG